A genomic window from Quercus lobata isolate SW786 chromosome 10, ValleyOak3.0 Primary Assembly, whole genome shotgun sequence includes:
- the LOC115965777 gene encoding uncharacterized protein LOC115965777, giving the protein MVSNNSKNTETIKFLCSYGGKILPRYTDGTLRYAGGLTRVLAVDRSISFTELMVKLGEFCGSSVNLRCQLPTGDLETLISITFDEDLANVVEEYDRASSSSMNNRPLKIRAVLSPPKSLKQVSPPQTPAESLRNSPSYRFAPRTYSPPAGYSIGARNCYPYSRQVQEYPRFSKIYTH; this is encoded by the exons ATGGTGTCCAACAACAGCAAAAACACAGAGACCATCAAATTCCTCTGCAGTTATGGCGGGAAAATCCTCCCTCGCTATACCGACGGCACGCTCCGCTACGCCGGCGGCCTTACACGTGTCCTCGCCGTCGATCGCTCTATTTCTTTCACAG AGTTGATGGTGAAGCTCGGAGAGTTCTGTGGCTCATCGGTGAATCTGAGGTGTCAATTGCCGACCGGCGACTTGGAAACCCTAATTTCAATCACGTTCGACGAGGACTTGGCGAATGTTGTCGAAGAGTACGATCGTGCTTCTTCTTCGTCGATGAACAACCGTCCTTTGAAGATCAGAGCGGTGCTTTCTCCGCCGAAATCTCTCAAACAAGTCTCTCCTCCTCAAACTCCCGCCGAATCGTTGAGAAACTCGCCTTCCTACCGATTCGCTCCCCGGACTTACTCGCCGCCGGCCGGTTACTCCATCGGTGCTCGGAATTGCTACCCGTATAGCCGCCAAGTTCAGGAGTATCCTAGGTTTTCGAAGATTTACACACATTGA